In the genome of Petrotoga olearia DSM 13574, one region contains:
- a CDS encoding AAA family ATPase, with protein MRPIKLKFQAFGPFLEEQEIDFNKLRNDTLFLITGPTGAGKTTIFDAICYALYGNGSMWERGDAIARSHFADENTDTYVEFEFQFKDKRIEISRTPSYERTKKDGEGTTKQNSQASIKIYQNGELILHESGVKKVNSKVEEYLALNYEQFKQIIMIPQGEFRKFITANSNERAEIFRKIFDISIYESFEQKIDEIFKNIEKGLKDQHQKIINILGSVNLESEGYKQLLQLESIDPENLIDQLTKEIKRRETSKEETEKQKFQKQVELQKLNTDLEKIKKANELIEKKETIKKEIEELQQNSKYIQGKEDLLNRLKKAKETLPYEERYLEYQQELNDKKNQLKNQQSILDKSMEKKQRIDDKLPEIEKQYQNISAVEKEIEDLNQKLDKYVKYKNLIKEYNTKKKLLDTKVNESHEKDEDLSKAQEKLEQNEKYISENEDINVEILKNEISTNEKLLSAAGELLKKYTELASLYRKYQEIKEEKEKIEIEIQNLREEQNKKTTDFIKSQAYHLASNLKEGEPCPVCGSTVHPSPAKSTGKLITEKELEKINQNMDKKEKEKIKILKNYEDVSNKYSQEVSLFKSEYKRICEELQIPQESEHIYTHIQNLIKMLEDKLNKQKQEYEEKIKIYNKVKSLKNINKKIKEEIKELEEQREKLRKIIDESKSEIIELTTKITNFKEQLENKTENGIISEIQEKRKFIQGVKTTYEQKREESNRISEIINSSKGTIKTLTEDITKLDDQVKNAEQKFDQMLGKMGLANQQEYQRLKEQINLMESLEEEVQKYKEELKDKQTLLIDLEESTKNLKKTDETPIVNEIDQLQKEIEELIKKETNLEYEMKYLKSTKANLETVIKEIERQEKEYSIIKNLRDVSKGDNNSRISLSKYVLAYYFEEILAQANLRLSKLTDGRYQLHRSSKVLDARKSEGLEIMVFDIYTGKEREIKTLSGGESFKAALALALGLASVVQSEAGGISLDTIFIDEGFGSLDTNSLDSAIEVLTELNSSGRMVGIISHVNELKERINSKIEVIPGKNGSYIRF; from the coding sequence ATGAGACCCATAAAATTAAAATTCCAAGCGTTTGGTCCTTTTTTAGAAGAGCAGGAAATCGACTTTAACAAATTAAGAAACGATACTTTATTCTTAATTACAGGCCCAACAGGTGCGGGTAAAACAACTATTTTCGATGCTATCTGTTATGCATTATACGGAAATGGGTCGATGTGGGAAAGAGGAGATGCGATAGCAAGGTCTCATTTTGCAGATGAAAACACCGACACATACGTAGAATTTGAGTTTCAATTCAAAGATAAAAGGATAGAAATCTCAAGAACGCCTTCTTACGAAAGAACCAAAAAAGACGGTGAAGGGACCACAAAACAAAATAGTCAAGCTAGTATAAAAATATATCAAAATGGTGAATTGATATTACATGAATCAGGGGTGAAAAAAGTAAATAGTAAGGTAGAAGAATATTTAGCCCTTAACTATGAACAATTCAAACAGATAATAATGATTCCGCAAGGGGAATTCAGAAAGTTTATAACAGCAAATTCAAATGAAAGAGCAGAGATTTTTAGGAAGATATTTGACATAAGTATATATGAAAGTTTTGAACAAAAAATAGACGAGATTTTTAAGAATATAGAAAAAGGATTAAAAGACCAACATCAAAAAATCATAAACATACTAGGATCAGTAAACCTTGAATCAGAAGGATACAAACAATTATTGCAGTTAGAAAGCATCGACCCTGAAAATCTAATCGATCAATTAACAAAGGAAATTAAGAGGAGAGAGACTTCAAAAGAAGAAACTGAAAAACAAAAATTTCAAAAACAAGTTGAACTACAAAAACTAAACACAGATCTTGAAAAGATAAAAAAAGCTAACGAACTAATCGAAAAGAAAGAAACCATAAAAAAAGAGATCGAGGAACTTCAACAAAATTCCAAGTATATTCAAGGAAAAGAAGATCTCCTTAATAGATTAAAGAAAGCAAAAGAGACACTTCCATACGAAGAAAGATACTTAGAATACCAGCAAGAATTAAACGATAAAAAGAACCAACTCAAAAATCAACAAAGTATATTAGATAAAAGTATGGAAAAAAAGCAACGAATCGACGATAAATTACCAGAAATTGAAAAGCAATACCAAAATATATCCGCTGTTGAAAAAGAAATTGAAGATCTCAACCAAAAATTAGATAAATACGTTAAGTACAAAAACTTAATTAAAGAATATAACACAAAAAAGAAACTTTTGGATACAAAGGTTAATGAAAGTCATGAAAAGGATGAGGATCTTTCAAAAGCTCAAGAAAAATTGGAACAAAACGAAAAATATATATCAGAAAACGAAGATATAAACGTTGAAATACTTAAAAACGAAATTAGTACAAATGAAAAATTATTATCTGCAGCCGGCGAATTATTGAAAAAATACACAGAATTGGCTTCCTTATACAGAAAATATCAAGAAATAAAAGAGGAAAAAGAAAAAATAGAGATTGAAATCCAAAACTTAAGAGAAGAACAAAACAAAAAGACTACTGATTTTATAAAATCACAGGCATACCATCTCGCATCCAATCTAAAAGAAGGAGAACCATGTCCCGTTTGTGGATCTACTGTTCACCCTTCTCCTGCCAAAAGTACCGGAAAATTAATAACAGAAAAAGAACTAGAGAAAATCAACCAAAATATGGATAAAAAAGAGAAAGAAAAAATAAAGATACTTAAAAATTACGAAGACGTATCAAACAAATATTCACAAGAGGTATCTTTATTTAAATCGGAATATAAAAGAATCTGTGAAGAATTACAAATTCCCCAAGAAAGTGAGCATATATACACTCATATACAAAATTTAATAAAAATGCTCGAAGATAAATTAAACAAACAAAAGCAAGAATACGAAGAAAAAATAAAAATATACAATAAAGTCAAATCACTGAAAAATATTAATAAAAAAATAAAAGAAGAAATTAAAGAGTTAGAAGAGCAAAGGGAAAAGTTGAGAAAAATTATAGATGAATCGAAATCAGAAATTATAGAACTAACGACTAAAATTACAAATTTCAAAGAACAATTAGAGAACAAAACAGAAAATGGAATAATAAGCGAAATACAAGAAAAGAGAAAATTTATCCAAGGTGTCAAAACCACGTACGAACAAAAAAGAGAAGAATCTAACAGAATCTCAGAAATAATAAACTCTTCAAAAGGAACAATAAAAACTTTAACCGAAGATATAACTAAATTAGACGACCAAGTAAAAAATGCTGAACAAAAGTTTGATCAAATGCTAGGAAAAATGGGACTAGCGAACCAACAAGAATATCAAAGATTAAAAGAACAAATTAACTTAATGGAAAGTTTGGAAGAGGAAGTTCAAAAATATAAAGAAGAATTAAAGGATAAGCAGACTCTTCTTATTGATTTAGAAGAATCCACTAAAAACCTAAAAAAAACTGATGAAACACCTATAGTAAATGAAATAGATCAATTACAAAAGGAAATTGAAGAGTTAATTAAAAAGGAAACAAATTTAGAATATGAAATGAAATATCTGAAAAGCACAAAAGCTAATTTAGAGACAGTAATAAAAGAAATAGAAAGGCAAGAAAAAGAATATTCAATTATAAAGAACTTAAGAGATGTCAGTAAAGGAGATAACAACTCAAGAATCAGCCTTAGTAAATATGTACTAGCATATTATTTCGAAGAAATATTAGCTCAAGCGAATCTAAGATTAAGCAAATTAACAGATGGAAGATATCAGTTGCATAGATCTTCTAAGGTACTTGATGCAAGAAAAAGTGAAGGTTTAGAAATTATGGTTTTCGATATATACACTGGAAAAGAAAGAGAAATAAAGACACTTTCAGGAGGGGAAAGTTTTAAAGCAGCACTAGCTCTTGCTTTAGGATTGGCCAGTGTAGTGCAAAGCGAAGCTGGTGGAATATCTTTAGATACGATTTTCATTGACGAAGGATTTGGCAGCCTAGATACAAACTCTCTTGATAGTGCGATTGAAGTATTAACAGAGTTAAACAGCTCTGGAAGAATGGTGGGCATAATATCTCATGTAAATGAATTAAAAGAAAGGATTAATTCAAAAATCGAGGTAATACCTGGAAAAAATGGCAGCTATATAAGATTTTAA
- a CDS encoding exonuclease SbcCD subunit D, translated as MKFIHTADWHLGKIIYSNYMTQDQKYVLDNFLAYLSETPPDGLLISGDLYDRGIPPSEAINLLNEVLSKIVLELKIPTFIISGNHDSDERLEFLNGILSNMNLYIEGTLKKEVKKVTFKDEFGLVNFFMLPYVDPQKASDIFKINFENKTQLLKHYIDSINVNEDERNVLIAHEYIMGGLNSESERPLSIGGSEYIDPSIFDKFDYVALGHLHRPQKIKNIYYSGSLLKYSFSEVDHEKGMNLVEMKEKGSIKVEKLSFNTAKDMKVIRGYFDDIMKTESSDDYLQIILENSKPVYDAINKLRAKFPNVLSLDFPNLKTNDEIKTKDYNIKKISPVDLFELFYQEVKNQKLSFEEKQIVTSIFNELLKTSGEER; from the coding sequence ATGAAATTTATTCATACTGCAGATTGGCATCTTGGAAAGATAATATATTCCAATTATATGACTCAGGATCAAAAATATGTATTAGATAATTTTTTGGCATATTTATCAGAGACTCCACCAGATGGACTATTGATATCAGGAGATTTATACGATAGAGGTATCCCCCCTTCAGAAGCAATTAATCTATTGAACGAAGTACTCTCTAAAATTGTTCTCGAATTAAAAATTCCCACATTTATAATCTCGGGAAATCACGATAGCGATGAAAGGCTTGAGTTCTTAAACGGCATACTCTCTAATATGAACCTTTATATCGAAGGTACTTTAAAAAAAGAAGTTAAAAAGGTCACCTTTAAAGACGAGTTTGGTCTCGTTAATTTTTTTATGCTTCCATATGTTGATCCCCAAAAAGCCAGTGATATATTTAAGATAAATTTTGAAAATAAAACCCAGCTTTTGAAGCATTACATAGATAGTATTAATGTGAATGAAGATGAAAGAAACGTATTGATAGCTCATGAATACATAATGGGTGGATTGAATAGCGAATCCGAAAGGCCTTTATCAATTGGAGGAAGCGAATATATTGATCCTTCGATTTTTGATAAATTTGATTACGTTGCCCTTGGACATCTTCATAGACCTCAAAAGATCAAAAATATATATTATTCAGGTTCTCTTTTAAAGTACTCATTCAGTGAAGTAGACCATGAAAAAGGGATGAATCTAGTAGAAATGAAAGAAAAGGGAAGTATAAAAGTTGAAAAATTGAGCTTTAATACTGCCAAAGATATGAAGGTGATAAGAGGATATTTTGATGACATAATGAAAACGGAGAGTTCAGATGATTATCTTCAAATAATATTAGAAAATTCTAAGCCTGTTTATGATGCTATAAACAAATTGAGAGCTAAATTCCCAAATGTTCTATCCCTTGATTTTCCTAATTTAAAAACAAATGATGAAATAAAGACCAAAGATTATAACATAAAGAAAATATCACCAGTTGATCTTTTCGAATTGTTTTACCAAGAGGTCAAAAATCAAAAACTCTCTTTTGAGGAAAAACAGATAGTAACAAGTATTTTCAACGAACTCCTAAAAACAAGTGGTGAAGAAAGATGA
- a CDS encoding ferritin-like domain-containing protein has translation MNQKKALGILEYALSKETEGMQFYESKAKTVKIQQVKETFEDLSKMEKGHVDYISNLIKDVKSHDYVHFSQPTDVGQSFSKRAVQEIVYGGDFTAVKSDIPVLRMAYLIEEDFMNFYNKAAESVEDDELKKILNHLAEWEKDHRDRIYTLYQKISKDYWEHMDVEPLY, from the coding sequence TTGAATCAAAAAAAGGCTCTTGGTATATTAGAATATGCTTTGTCAAAAGAAACAGAAGGAATGCAATTTTACGAATCAAAAGCAAAAACTGTGAAGATTCAACAGGTTAAGGAAACCTTTGAAGATTTAAGTAAGATGGAGAAAGGTCACGTAGATTATATAAGTAATCTTATAAAAGATGTAAAAAGTCACGATTATGTACATTTCTCACAACCCACTGACGTGGGGCAATCTTTTTCCAAAAGAGCTGTCCAAGAAATTGTTTACGGGGGCGATTTTACTGCCGTAAAATCCGATATACCGGTATTAAGAATGGCTTATCTTATCGAAGAAGATTTTATGAATTTCTATAACAAGGCTGCTGAAAGTGTTGAAGACGATGAGTTAAAAAAGATTCTGAATCATCTAGCCGAATGGGAAAAAGACCATAGAGATAGGATTTATACACTCTATCAAAAAATATCCAAAGATTATTGGGAACACATGGATGTTGAACCATTGTATTGA